DNA from Lagenorhynchus albirostris chromosome 3, mLagAlb1.1, whole genome shotgun sequence:
TGtttgatttattaatttctgtCTCCCCCGCTCCCAAACTTAGCGTAAACCTCTGTCTACCACGTAGTGAGTGATAGATCAATGACCCTTTGTGGTGGAGTGGCAAGCACTGGGAAAGGAGTTAGCTTTTAGTAATGAAAGATGAGCTTGAATTCTAGCCCTGATATTAATTATCAGGGACGTTTTGAACTCTTCACTCACCTGTAAATTAAGAGCAAGAAAATGTGATTTACTTTTTGTGAAGAATAAGCTGAACTTGTAGATTTTCTGTAAATGTTAGTGTTCTCACTCTTCACTTTAGGAGCTAGAAAGAAATATGATAGTAGCTATGATCTGAGtcacaatataaaaaatattactgaAGTGCAAGAGATAAAGATTACTTTAGGATAACCAGGAAAGGGATCATGAAGGATTTAACCTTTGAGCTGGATCCCAAGGTAAGGGCAAAATTCCGATATTCAAAAATGAGAGGGAACAACATAagagggagagagcaagagagagaaaaaaactaatCCAAGGTGTTGAAGTGGACGAAATGCTGACAGTTTAAAAAGTACAGCCAAATTGGCTAAAGTGTAGGGTTTATTTGGGGCAATAGTAAGGTAGAAATATAGGTGTATTTTAGAGTCCAGTATTAAAGCTGTATCATTTTGGACTTTGTTTAGAAAACCCTGGAAGGTAAAGATGTGATTGGAGCATGTAGGCGGTAGTCTGCCTTGTCTGTTGGAGGAGCTTCTGGCTGGAAAGACCAGCATTTAGAAGATTTGCAGTTGATCTGAGATTAAGAATCTGAAACTTGAAGGCAGTATCACTAGGAGAGGACTAAGTTGTTGCAAAGAGAGATTGATAGCATTTACTAGTGCTTATGATATGAGAGAACAAGGGCAAATGGAAGAGTCAAAGTGTGGGGGACTGAAATGATGGTgacatcatcagaaaaataaatagcaaagaaaTTTACCGGATTTTGAGGGTTGGTATTCTAGAGTTGAATTTGAAGTAAGCCAAATACTTGGATTATTAGGGCTAGAAAGAGTTCCTTACCTTTCTGTAGAGTTAGTTGACAATCAAAGCTGTGAGAATGATTATGAGAACTCTGTCCTggagagatcagaaataaaaaagggctAAGAAAGGATCTTTAGAGTCAGGAGGAGGAATTGGAGagattgaagaaaaaaaacaaaaagaagggaaGCCAAGGAGATTTCTGGGTAGCAGCTGGGGTCAGTGCTACAGAGATTCTGAATTAAAGGTCAAGGTCAGGATTGTTTGGCTTGCTACTTGGAAGCTTTatctgtaaacaaacaaacaaggtagactcattatgaaatgttaaaattcatctcacttttttttctttagggcaAGTGGAAAAATAAGGAACGGATTCTCATCTTTTCTTCTAGAGGAATAAATTTCAGAACAAGACATTTAATGCAAGACTTGAGAATGTTGATGCCTCATTCTAAAGCAGGTACCTTTAtatcatatactttaaaattttgtatttgtaaaCTTGCCTGTTTATATGTTTTCACTTTGAGTCACACTTTGTTCGTTCAGCATGTCAGGTAAAGAACCATGACTTCTCAGAAGTGTATCTGTTCAGTGCCAAGATTTTTCCAATTAATATTTTGTTAGAAATTCTTTGCAAAATTCATTAaacattctctttcctttcttaaacAGATCCCAACTAGCAAAACATTTCTTAAAGGTCCAGGAATGCCTTCAGTGTAATGTTCTCAGAGGTCATGAGCTGGTTTGTCCTTCTAAATGATTTGGGACTGCCATGTATTgctttctgtatttaaaataactttttattaaaaaacttaATGGGCCAGGAGTAGGATTTCAAGCACCTTCAAGTTGGGACTCAGTCTGCTCCTAAGTGCCAAGCTTTTCTTTTTAGTAATGGGGTTATCTTACAGGCAAGTGAAGAACATCTAGTTTGGGGTTTATAACTGTGATAGCGCCCTCATGCAGGTGTTTTTGTGCTTGTGTTGGGAGGTGCTTTTGGTTTCAATTCTAGGTAATAACTTAGTTCTTtagaccagtgtttctcaaactgagGTCTGCTGTTACATCTTCAGGTCTCTGAAACTAATgagagaattttaatttatgaGCTCTAAATGTGGTTTGTGagaattttcccatttttgaAAGGGATTCATAGAATTCAGGCATACCTCTTTTTATTGcgctttgctttattgcaatttttcccccatttgaaggtttgtggcaaccctgcgtcgaGCGAGTTTCTTGGTGCCATTTTTTCAGTGGCATTTATTTGCTAACTttgtgtctgtgtcacattttggtaattcttggaatatttcaaacttttttcattgttagcattttttagcactaaaatatttttaaattaaggtatgtacattgttcttttagacataatgttattgtacacttaacagactacagtatggTATAAACGTAacatttatatgcactgggaaaccaaaaaaatttgtgtgactcgctttattgcgatattcgcTTTGTTACggtagtctggaactgaaccGGCAGCATCTCTGAGGTATGTCTGTACACAAGTAAGAGACACTGCTTAGAGCTTTATAATTCTTGAGGACTATTTTTAATCACTCTTGTTTACATTTCAAAAgaacaagatttttaaagaggTCATGTGTTTTCAGGTCTAATCATTTTGAAGAttaataaaatctcatttaaactgaagattataaaaatacttaatatttaatttcCTAGAAAGTATGTGTGATTTGATTGAAGTagctttgaaattttttgtttacttaaccttttttctttttatagatacTAAAATGGATCGTAAAGATAAGTTATTTGTGATTAACGAggtaattttagaaattaattaaagtaaaatattctaGCAACATTGTATTTAGGAACACAATATTTGGAACACTAGAAATAGTTCATTTAGAAAATAAGTCAGTTATTCAGTGACTTTTAAGTTGTTTTGTATAAGATATGCAAATTTTATGAACTTTAtctgccttttaaatttttatagtacTCATTGTCTATTTCACACAGTTTAGTGCTTCAGTATATAATTTCTTGATCATTCTTATATTTGTCTTCTCTCAACAAGCATACTGAAATTTCCTGAGGACAAGGattaaatcattcttttttttttttctcattatgtttAGTACAGTGCTAAATTCATAGTAGGTACTCATAAAAATTATCAATGTAAATAAAAAgcccattaaatatttttttttttaaatattttttaaaactcattgaaAATTTTTTTGCCAGTTTTAAAAGCGGTGCATGTGATATTTGCTCTTAAGATATTACAAACTAGTAATATGTTAAATTTTCAAAGTATTGTTGAGTAAACTTGCGTTTTTAGagcagattttcttttaaaacttagaaTTGTTTTAAGATAACTCTCTTTAGCTATTAGAAATGCCTCTGTTATTTATTTAGCACAAATTTTTGAAGTGCTGCTCTATCATGGCATTAtagaaactgtgtttaaaaaaacgCCCCTATCATCATGGGGCTTACATTCTAATGGAGGAGACAGGCCGTAAACAAGTAGTATAATTTCAAGTGAAGATAGGAGAAATAAACAGGATATGGGTTGCCAGCAACTAAAGCTCACAACTTAGTGTGTAGATGTGTTTATTGTAAGACCAGTAAGGAACAAAAGCATTGGACTGAAGAATTCTTTAAGCCTCAGGTAGTGTATATGTATTAGTTTATGAACACTACAATAATATAGGACTTCATTCCTTTTGTATATTTCTCAATTGTGACTTTGTAAATCCTTAAGATGTTGAAGTTTAATTCAGCTTGAAATGGGTTTTGTATACTTGCCTTTCACCAGCTCCTTAGTGATTTTACAGAACCAAATCACAGAATGGTAGTacagatgaggaagaaaaaacaaatttcttgAGCTTAAAATCGAAAAGCTAGAGAGTTAAAAATCAAAGTAACCATTATAAAGGATGTTTTTGGTTCTGTAAGGACTGTATTTTTCTACAGTTGGTGAGGCTAATTGTCATGTGCTTTATCCCTGGGGCAtttgttttaaatctttgtaGTTTGTACACAGGACCATGGTCAGAAGAAGAGGTTCCCCAAGGGAGGCCAGTAAAAATGCTAGGCCAGAAAGAGTAGCTGCTTCCACCAAAGAGGTGGGCAGAGCACAGTGTACCTTGGACAGAACACCTAAGAGGAACTTTAAACGTTTCCATGAATAAATTTACCTCGATTTAGACCTTTGTAGCCTATTAACCTGCTTAAGTATTTTTGAAGGCATCTAAATATTCATTGCATTGAATTACTTtagatcttatttttattatccacTTCATTTTTCTATACTTTGCCCTGTTTAGGTTTGTGAAATGAAAAACTGCAATAAATGTATCTATTTTGAAGCTAAGAAAAAACAAGATCTCTATATGTGGTAAGAGAATGTATTAAATAAGATTAGAGAATATGTGAATATTATTAGCACATTTTGGTGTCTTTTAAACTGAATTGGTAGTAAGCTTTTACTACGTTCTAAATTTTAATTAGTTGaaaaagcttttatattttttaggctTTCAAATTCACCTCATGGACCATCTGTTAAATTCCTTGTTCAAAATAGTAAGTTGACTCAATTTAAGTTTTTgtgagaaaattgaaaataatctttTGGGATAATCGTGCCAAAGTTATAACTATTTTTGTTGCTGATGTAATTTTTCTAGTTCATACCCTAGCTGAGCTAAAGATGACTGGAAACTGTTTGAAAGGTTCTCGGCCCCTCTTGTCTTTTGATCCTGTAAGTTTCTCATTTAGTGTATGAGATCTAATTTTCTTACTGTGCATGGTTGTTTTTTGGTGGATATAGTTGTATAATTCAGTTTAGttaatataaaaacacaaacaattttaaacaaaactaATGTTGTCAAGTAATATGTTCACTCTATTTTTTATAGGCTTTTGATGAATTACCACATTTTGCTTTGTTAAAAGAACTCTTAATTCAGGTAAATATCTTTACTAGAAActatttttagtaaaatattcTAAATGAGTGTCTTCCTTTTAACTTAGCTATCTGAAGCACACATGGTATGTCATAGAATACAGAACTAATGTGTCCTTTTTCCCACTAGATCTTTAGTACACCACGGTATCATCCCAAAAGTCAACCATTTGTGGACCATGTGTTTACGTTCACTATTTTGGATAATAGGATATGGTTTCGGAACTTTCAGGTTAGctttaattaacttttaattatactttgaaataaattaggatatattgtttttatagacatggaaaatgcaaatgataaattcttttcttttcgttTACATCGCTTTCTTTTCCCCACAGACTTGTAGTAAATAACCTTTATCTCATAACTTAGGTTCATGGCTATCAGCTAATATGGtgtatggattttttttagattcatggTTATCAGCTAATATGGTGTATGGATTTTCTAACAAGCCACTATATATTGAGTAAAATATAAGTTTCTCTTCCAAGACGTTAGAATCTACCAGGGGTGAGGTGGGGTTTAAGACTTTGAAAAACATAACCCCTGTAGAAAGCATTCAATGAGAACTATTAGATGAGTCATACAGTGATTCATCCAGGAGGAGAGGTGATTCTGGAAATCTGTGGAGAGGTGGAAGAGAGCAGCAAGGCAAAATTTCAGACGGCTTATGAAGTAAACTGGGCTCTTTTCTGCATGTTTTTGTTATATTGGATACTTTGCAGTGTGAGTTAAACATACCCCTTCTTAACCCCTGAGGGCAGGCATACCTTAACCAACTATAGTGATATTTGTAGTTCAGGAGTTGTCTCTTAATTCCACAGTCAGTaaccattcaaaaataaattctgcCAACGTCTTTTTATCTACCTTTTAATCtaatttgaattaaatttataaaaacaatttaggggttgatttaaattttgaaagGGTGCCGCATAGGGTGCTTTAATCCATTCTGTTATCATGGttgcagtttttttaaattttttatttattttttttgcggtacgcgggctctcactgttgtggcctctcccgttacgaagcacaggctctggacgtgcaggctcagcggccatggctcacgggcccagccgctccatggcatgtgggatcctcccagactggggcatgaacccgtgtcccctgcatcggcaggcggaccctcaaccactgtgtcaccagggaagcccatggttgcagttttaaatattcatttaaccaCAATTTTTCAAGAAGACACGCATTGTGAGAAGCAAGATACAGACCAAATTGAAGTgactcaattttaaaaacacactgaaaaagcatttatattttcctatgaCAACTACCTGTAACCAGTAATGTATTTCAGAAAGTATTGATGATTTGGCACTTGCCAAGTTTCACTTCCACCTTAACTTCATTGGTTATCAGTTCTTTTAGGCACATTTGTAATGAGGATATAGCCTGTATACATTTTAGGAGTAGTATATCCAAACCAAaatgaaatgtttcctttttattaaagaTCATAGAGGAAGATGCTGCTCTTGTAGAAATAGGACCCCGTTTTGTCTTAAATCTCATAAAGATTTTCCAGGGAAGTTTTGGAGGACCAACTTTGTATGAAAATCCTCACTACCAGTCACCAAACATGGTAAGCTGTTTTTGTTCAGTGGTCCTTTATGTCCCAGAACTCTTGGGCCAAAATAATTCTGTCAAGTAACTGTTGTGTTAACTGTGAAACTGAATTTGGTTTTTGCTGCGTACAGTCTtacaaattgcttttttttttgatgacacAGGGTGAAGGGAAGTAGGGTTCATAAGTTAATGTCTTTGCCgtgtataaaatgtttatttttatttcaaaagcacctttaatatttttttgtttctagcATCGGCGTGTCATAAGATCCATCACAGCTGCAAAATACAGAGAGAAACAGCAAGTGAAAGACGTGCAGAAGCTGAGAAAGAAAGAACCAAAGACTATTCTTCCCCATGATCCCACTGCAGATGTTTTTGTTATACCAGCTGAGGAAAAGCCGATAGAAATACAGTGGGTAAAACCAGAGCCAAAAGTCGAtttgaaagcaagaaagaaaaggatttataaaaggcaaaggaaaatgaaacagaaaatgaacagtgggaatgcaaaatgaatcAATGGATAACTAATTTGttctcatttgttttatatttattttatgttcaatgtgtaaaaatacttttattattcgGGACAACCTTATATCTAATTAGTGtgacatttaaaagagaaaaattaagattttatggCTTCGGGGGGGCGGgtcctatttttttctaaataaaatatcaccAGAACTCATcacttaatttctgtttttcttttcaaagcttGTTTGTATTATTAAAAACTTAGCACAATTAAGGTTTAGGCCTGCTCTCTTGGATTAAAATTTTGAGTTTAGCAAAGCTGAAATTCAAACAGATTTATTGGATCAGTATTACATGTAAAAGAGCATTAGGCACTTTGAGAGCATAGTTTCAGATGGTAAAGTTGGGGTAGACTGCTAGAAGGGAAAACATCTTACTGAGGTTTGAGTCCCTGAGTCACAAATCAGTGAGGCCCCGGAAAAGCCAACCTctcatcttgttttcttttcttgaaaatgtATGCTAAAAATACTtaggttttgggcttccctggtggtgcagtggttgagagtccacctgccgatgcagggggcacgggttcgtgccctggtccgggaaggtcccacatgccgcagagcggctgggcctgtgagccatggctgctgagcctgcgcgtccggagcctgtgctccgcaacgggagaggccacagctgtgagaggcccacataccgcaaaaaaaacaaaacaaaaacaaaggttttgaaaatcaaatgagttTATATGTGTTGAAAGCTTTTTGTAGATTACAAATTTAATTTAGAAGCAATGCCTGTAAATTACTTATCAAATTaacagtaaaagaaagaaaaacgggaCAGTTGTTAAGAGGGCACCAGAAGATTTGAATTTCTCCTGTTAAGAAAGAACTTTACTTGAAGTAAAGAGAGCACTGGGCTTACTACCCTGGAAGTCGATTAGTGATGGAAAGACAAGATTCTGTGTGCAAGTGGCCAGGGATAGGGGTCATGCATGTGGTGTTTTGTCACCCACTAATTTCATGCTAATCATTTTCTCCTGTCTTTTTCTGCAGCGTGATTAGTAATTCCATAGTATTCCACTCTGTCACACCTATCTAAGCAGTCCCTTGTTGGATATTTGAGtattcaattttatctttttctggtATAGGTGCTTGCAGCAAACTTTCTATAGGTATTTTGTACAATATTTGTGGTTTCCTATAAGAACTCTGGTCAAAAATTATGAACCTGTTCCCATAAATATTGTACCTCACCAGAGGTTAGTGTTCATTTCCTTACACCCTTGCTGAGATAATCTTTGTCAATTTGATAGGTAAAAAAATGAATACTGTGTTTTGGCTATGTACTGGgttttcttttgtgactggtCTTTTGTGTGGTAGTTACATGAATTTGTAAGGGCTCTTTTGTATAGTGAGGTTTTTCTAGGCATCTTTCCTAGTTTGTCACTTGGgttttgattttgtctttattttagaTCTGTGTAGGCAGAATGATCAGTTTTTCCATTTCactttttcctaattttctgcTAAGAAAGGCCTTCTTGAGTGTATAATTAGGCTACTTTATCTTGAAATGGTATAAGTTAAGCTACTTAACCTTGAAATTTAAGTAATTCAAGTCAGAGGTTCACTTGAAATATTCAATACTTGTATATGGCTAATGAAAGGCAAATCTGGTTAAGTGCAGGGGAAAAAAGGCCTTTATTTAAGCAACAGAATATAGGCTGAAAATTAGCTGTATATTTCCCTTTCATAATCATTTATATGGATAACTAATTTGAATGAGAATTCGTCATCTCCCAAGTCCATGTTCATTTAGAAGTCAGCCTGTTTAGTGAAGATCTTTCTTTAGACTGAAATTTATATGCAGTGTAATTAAATTTTGATACAATGTTATAAGTAAAAATAGATCCCTTTTTCcctcaggaggaaaaaaagaggtagCAAAACCAGATGGAgttggaggaagaaaaaagtactttgttttttcacttattGTCCAACCCCCCCTCCCCTAATTCCATTCTCAGATGGGGAAAGGTCCTGTTTTTCATTGCACTCAAACTTCTCAATCCCTACCTattaccaatttacaatccaaGACCATATAGTATATTCCTTCTTTGGAAAAGAGGCAAGTATGAATTTTGAGTAGTGGGTTGGACAGTGTTGTGCCTAGAAACTTGATGAGGTTTAGAGTTGGTTGGTTTTGATTGTGCAGGGGGCAGGGTATTAAGGAAGAAAGGGACAGCTTCCTAAACTTTGGATACCCAACCCTGTACAATAGATATTTGTTAGCAACAGAGCCAGCCCTTCTCTCTAACCGTACGTGGTTGACAAAGACAACCTACATCTAACAGCTGATATATGTAAACATTCCACATTACAGTGAAATATTCTGGTGTACTgatggatttcttttaaaattttatttatttatttttggctgtgttgggtctttgttgctgtgtgcgggctttctctagttgcaatgagtgggggctactcttcattgtggtgcgtgggcttctcactgcggtggcttctcttgttgcagagcacaggctcagcagttgtggcacacgggcttagttgctccacggcatgtgggatcttcctggatcagggctcgaacctgtgttccctgcgttGGTAGGAggactcttaactactgtgccaccagggaagccctatactgaGGCATCTTAACGACAATTAGGATAGTATTTTGACACCTTATCAAATTGCTTGGAACAGTTGTTCAGATCTTACATCCCATAATACAGTGTATCAGTTAGATCAACCAAAACCTATTGGTTAAATACTATCTCTTAACtgcattttttggtttttttggcggCCCGCtggtcttgtgggatcttagttcccctgatcAGGATGGAACCCGGCCCTTGGTAGTGAAAGCGccatgtcctaaccactggactgtcagggaattcccttaacttCATTCTTAAAGTAAACCAATCTTGGAAATGTAGGTTTAGAGGCCAAAAAGTTAGGATTAAAGAGTGATGGATGGGTGGACCAGCACAATTTCATTCACATTGGTGGTAAAACATGTAGTACTGTTACTTCAAAACGTGTTGATGCTTCCTCTTAAATTGTTTCAGTTTAAGTCATCTACTCGTATTTCTCTTGCACATTGGTCAGGACAAGCAATATTAGAGACCTCATTAAGTGGTAACCGAAGATATCTGAAGAGTTAAAAAAACCTGGATTCGATCCAACCGAATCCTGCCACTGATTGGTTGGGGAGGCTTGAGCAAACCACTTGCCTGAGTGtcgtcctcatctgtaaaagcgGGGCTCACGTTAAAGAACCACAAGATGTTTTCCAGAATATCATCCCATGAGACTCCTATCTTAGCTCTCAGGTCGGCTGTCAAGTTGGTGTCACTCTGACTGCCCTCTGTGTCCCTCACAATAACACCCACCGTGGCCCCGCCTCCGTTCTCCTAAGGCCCCACCTCCGTCCCTCCGCGGCTCCGCCTCCCTCCTGCGCGGCTATTTCCGGAACAGGGTCCTCCCCCCAGCCCATGCGGAGCCGCGGCCTCCGGTAACGCCCCCTCCGCGCTCCCGCGTGCCGCAACCGGCGCCGCCTTTCGCCGCCGCGCGCCGCCGTCGCCCCGTGCCGCCGTCCCTGCCGCCGAGCTCGCTGGCTGGCCCGGTGCGGGCGCCGGGCTCCTGCCACAGGAGAGGACCACCAgcgccaccaccaccacttcgGCCCGGGCCCGGGCACCGGCCCCGCCCCGGGCCCCGGCCTGAGCCCCCCGCCCGGCCGGGCGATGGAGTGTCACTACGAGGCGCTGGGGGTGCGGCGCGACGCCAGCGAGGAGGAGCTCAAGAAGGCCTATCGGAAGCTGGCCCTGAAATGGCACCCGGGTAACTACTCCGCAACCGCCGTGGCCCCTCGCAGAAGCCTTGGCCCTCGCGACTTTTCTCAACCCACTCCCTAGGGTAACTCCAGGGACCTGGCTGTGCCCGGAGCTGCCCGCTCGGTAACTCCCCTCGCCCTGGAAATCGGGCCGGCGCCCGGCCAGGTGGCCCCTGCGCAGTTCTGGCGATGAGCGTCCTCGGCTCCTCGGTGGACGCAGCCCTCCACCCCCAGGCTTCACTCGAGCTCCGAGCACCTCGTCCCTTCCTAgacgcccctcccccccccggtTCCCGCGTGGCTAACGGCTGGGGAAAGATAAATGTCCTAGAGacttccctgcccctcccactccTTCGCAGACGGCCCCGAGCGGGGAGGAGTCGCGAGCGCTTAACCCAGTCCTGCCTCAGGCTAGTCCCTTGCTGGACTCCCCTGCAGCTCGGCTTTCCCGGGCTTCTCCTCGGCGGCCCTTAGCTTCATCAAGGAAGCCCAGCTACTTAAGTGTAATTAAGACAAAGGAGCTAGTGACATGTCTTTTAAATggctatgcctttttttttctcttttggagaaAAGACCCTGTACTTCACTTCGGATTTTGAGTGTCTTCCCTAGTGAAGTTCATGTGTTTACTTAGAAGTGTGCTTTGGATGTTTTATTTGGTTGTAGTTCAGGCCTTTGTGACTGTCGTGAAGTAATTTGATCTTCTAGACTGGGGAACTAAGAATTTGAATCTCAGCTTTTTGAGGTTTATAAGAGGCTTTCGTATTAGTACTAGTCCATAAGCATGTTTCTAGAGTCTCTGAAATGCTAAGATGGAAACCTCAGAGTCTTGTTTGGAAAACATGCCTTACACACAcgaaaagttaaatacaaatgcaaataaaatagcATAGCATATATAATTGGTAGTTGTGTTGATAGAACAACTAATAACTGCCCCAGGAATTCAGGGTCCACTATGTACTGAAAGGCAGTGAGGCTCCCCCTTGGCAGAGGAGTCTAGCCATTAGCTGGATTCTGGAGGAATGGGATTGAGAGAAGTGAATATAACAGTATGGGAAAGGGCACTGAGTGTCCCAAAGATGGCCTAGGGGACAGTTCGGCCGAAGGCAGTGTTTATCGGAAGTCTGAAAATATGGGTTGAGAGAAGAGCTGAAGGAAGGGCTCGGGACCCAAAGTCAGAAGGTAATGGTTATAGTTGATGGAACGGGAAATAAAGGTATGGGTTTGTTGCTTAAAGTTGTAATGATGACCAACAGAGGAACTAAAAAAAATCTGATGTatattggaagggaagaggtaaatgAGCTAAATGTTCATTAAGAAGTCATTAGCTATATCCAAAATTAATAGGTCCAAAATTAGTGTAAGAGTAATAGGGGTTACCGTTAGAAATCGAGTTAAGAATTTGTTGACTCTGGGTGGGAAAGGGTGGGAAAGAGGATTACTGCTTGTCACCAAGTGCATATATAATTTTGATGACAGTATTAAAACGTTTTTGAGTAGTAGTTTGAGATTAGATTGTAAGGGGCTTTGAATGTTAGGCGAAGGACTGTGAAATTTGTTTATCCAATAGTGGAGAGTTGAGGCTG
Protein-coding regions in this window:
- the BRIX1 gene encoding ribosome biogenesis protein BRX1 homolog, producing the protein MAVAKRKRRGGPAFQAKKLKRNEKDAKTPAKPSDVAEEAAEAERDRIPGPVCKGKWKNKERILIFSSRGINFRTRHLMQDLRMLMPHSKADTKMDRKDKLFVINEVCEMKNCNKCIYFEAKKKQDLYMWLSNSPHGPSVKFLVQNIHTLAELKMTGNCLKGSRPLLSFDPAFDELPHFALLKELLIQIFSTPRYHPKSQPFVDHVFTFTILDNRIWFRNFQIIEEDAALVEIGPRFVLNLIKIFQGSFGGPTLYENPHYQSPNMHRRVIRSITAAKYREKQQVKDVQKLRKKEPKTILPHDPTADVFVIPAEEKPIEIQWVKPEPKVDLKARKKRIYKRQRKMKQKMNSGNAK